Genomic segment of Cervus elaphus chromosome 15, mCerEla1.1, whole genome shotgun sequence:
CAAATTGCAGGGTAAATGTACAAGACCCCTATCATTGCCAAAGAATTTTACAAACCACTGTAGCTTCAAATTTCAGGAAAGGATACAGTCACTCTAGGGTGATAGTTTCGAGGTGGCCAAGGATCCCTCCTGCTTACTTTGGTGACCTGTGGTTTACCAGTACATCGTCCCTGATCCTTTTTACCAGGAATGTACACACAGAACGACCCTTTGTTGATGTCTCTTTATCATAAGCAAGGTTGCCATTTACAGTTTTAATGTTTGCATCATCTCCTGAGCATCCCCAAACCACTGTTGTAAATGCCTTTTAAGGTTGGGATGGTCTCTGTCCACCTCGCTGATGCTGTTTTCAGCCTCCACATGCTGTACTGCATTGTTCCAGGTTAGAGATAAGTGGGTACTAACCATGTGTCTCCAGTATGCCTTAGTTGTGAGGACACCACGTCCACCAGCCAGAATGCTGAGAAATAGCTAACACCAACAGGCGACTGGTTGTCTGCTTTGTCCTTGGGGACTAGCCACATTGCCATGGTCATTGCTTCAGAGCTGATTGTATGACCCTTTGGAAGATCTTACATTAGTCAGgggtaaataaaatattaaatcactattaAATTATTGAGAGATGTGGGATAGCAGGAGATCCAAGTTTCACAACCATAAAGGAAGTTTAGTATCATCTGTAGATTAATCATTATTCAGTTTTTTATTCTCTCTGAGCATCGCTTTAGAAGAAAGTGCCTCCTCTGTTTTTCTTGAGAGCACTCTGTAGTTTTACTGGGCACACACTCCTTGATTTCAAGAATCTCAAGGCATGTTGTTAACTCCGAACACCAAATCCTGCTTCCAGAGCACTGCCGCAGGCATGAAGCAGTTCCAGAAGATTTTCACAGACTTTACCatttatctcttcattcttttctacaATAAGATGCCAAGATATTTCTTAATCCTTCTCATAGATCTTTGTCAACCTTTTCCCCCCTTTCTTGTATTGCTAAAGTGTACTTAGGATATCTTCTTTGATGCATTGAAAAGGCAGTTAATATCCCACTTATTTGTACCTATCTCAGAAACATCAGGAACACAGCCAAGagccaaaaacagaaataaaggacTCTGAGCAGTTGAAGTTGTCAAGAAATCTATGTGGTTTACTTACAAACTCTTCCTCTAGCCTTCATTCAGAGCATGTTTATTTTCACTTAAGGTACCAGTCTAGCACTTGAGATTTGGATTCTCAGCTAGTGAGCAGAAGTACTCAACTGAAGGTGAAAATGAGACTCTCAAACACAGGTGCTCTTTGGAAGCCAGTCGGaagaaagatttttaataaaatacagaCTGCAACTGTGACTTTTTTGTATTTAGGCAGTAGATTTACCTACTTGAGTGGCTCCCAAACCAATATATTTCAGTTcagcataataaaaagaataGCCAAACTTCAATATTAATGTACATGGTAATGACCCTTGAGTcatgaagaaagaataaattatgTTCAGAGGAagagaccattttttaaagacttccaccaaaaatacttaaaatttttaatgtttgttgcTTGAAGGATAAACTTTGATTATCTAGAAAATCCACTTTGTGGGGTTGTAAGAAAGTATTAATATACATTTCTGTTCTCTGAGTTATTTTCACTGAAGCATGTTTAATGTGACTGGCTGACAATAATGGTAACTGGTATTTGTGTAAACTTTGTAGGTTTTCTTTTGCAACTATCTTAAGTGGTCGATGGGGGAGGTGCTCTGCTAAGATCTAAAATGGTTCAATGTTTTggccaaagtcacacaactagcAAAGGGTAGACTACTCTCCAGTGTCTCCCAGTACTGTATCCTATAACACATAGTAACAGCAGTTAGTAACACTAGATGGACCTGGACACCAGGGACCTCCTGGGGAGAGTCCTTCAGCAGGGACCTCCTGACTTCCCCGTGAGCTGCAAAGTCTGCAGCTTGCAGGAGGAGTTTGTTAAGTCCCTGTATATATCTCATTGAGTCCGAGAGTTGAAAATGATTTTGCAGTCACTTACCCAAGGGTGTCACAGGTGTCTCCCCTGCTCTAAAGGAAGGGAGGAGCTTCTTCCTGCTGACCTTTAAGATATTTCCTCTCTTAAACCTTTTACTGAAGGATGGTATACAGATAGAAAAATACACATATCATAAGTATCCTGTTCAGTAAGGTTATTTTCCAGTTGCTCTtggtctttccttctcttttgttaGATTTCGACCCTATGGCCAGCATGTACATGTTCACCAACCCAGTGCATCTGTTGTAATACTTCTATAATAATCTTTTTTCCCAGTTTATCCACAATTCAGTAATGAGTGTCACATTGAGGTAGGCATTTTCTAAGACATTTCTGGTTTTTCTAATTTGTAGTCTAATGCAGGCCTTTTCAGATACCCATGGTACCTCTGAAGAGAGCTTCTCTCTTACTAGTTACGATAATAAAAACACAGTATAACCCTTTTTTCTTGCAAAACAGTTTAAACCACAGATTTGATTAGTAGTTTCTtggtgctgttttgttttgtacttGGATGTGTTTCAGCTTTATTCACCACTTGGCCTTAAAAATCTCCATGAGTCGGAACAGAGAAAGTAAAATTGAGCGCCTGCTTTTTTATGCTTTGTGCTTTATATATGTTATCTAATATCTCACAACAACCCTTTGAAATACTGATACTTCAGTTCCagcttacagatgaggaaaccagggtacagagaggttaaatagttTGCCTGAGATCCTATAGCTAGTAAATGTCAGAGCCCGAAGTAGAATATCGGTTTTTCACATTCCACAATCTGTGCTCTTTCCACTAAAACCACACGGCTTCAGAGGCCAGAAGAAGTAAGAGACTGATGCAGACTGTCCAGGGCACACCTTTGTTTAAAGGCACCTCGTGACAGCAAGATAAAttcaaagatggaagaaaaaatagCTGAAAGAGACTatcaaacccactccagtattcttgtctggagaatcccacgaacagaggagcctgatgggctacagtccacagggtcacaaaaagtcagacgcgactgaagcgacttagtacacaaGATACTATCAAACAACATCTGCTCAGCACACATTTATTCAGCTGCCCTTCGTACTTTGCTATGTTACGTAAAGAGTCAGATAATAGTCCCCTAAGGAattaggagagaaaagagagaggttGGGAAGTTGTATAAAGCTCCAGAAAACTGTAACACATCAACTGCGTGGGCCTAGTAAAAATTCCAACATCCAGAAACAGAAAGCAGCCCTTGAAAACACTTGGCTATCTAAGTGGAAATTGCCTTTAACCTGTCCTCAACCTAGTATCATCCTTTCCTGCCCACAGTGTCCTGTTTAAACCCTAAGAGTTATCCTAGATGATTTACAGAAATGGTTGAAAAGGGTTCTTGAATGTAGGATTGGCTTCCTGTGGAttattctaaaatgtttattaaaggtCTAGGCAAATGTAACAGGTGGCACTTGATGCACCATAATACTACTACCTTGCATTGACAGCTTTATGGTTTACAATGTGATTTCGTATCTGTGTCCTCATTTAGAGGCTAGGAGTAAGAAATTGCTTGTCATTCATCTTTCAATATATCTGAAGTGTAAAATTATTGATCTCTATTCCTCCATGACTTATAGGGTCAGAAGGATTCCTGCATCACTGTTTGCAGAATTCTAAAGTCCAGCCAATTGGTCAAGCTGAGAAATCATGTTAAAACTATTCTTTCTCTAAGTATTTCTAAACCAAGACTTGCAATACAGTGTATCTGAATTTTTGTCCATGTTATGGACTTATGAACCAGTGATTATTTAACAGGAATGCCCAGgcctaaaacaaaaatgtatgttGGCCAATTGGAGTTAATAATGTggccaaaattttaatttttgaacttttcaatgatatttcttctttataagATAGAGATTATTTGTgaataatcactttaaaaattgtcactaaaaattgaaaatattatagGGTTGGCCTTATGTTTTCATTGAGTAGATGCTCCTAATCTATTGAATAAAATGTATATGGGCCCTGAGAAGTAGTTTTGGACAGAGAATAAAACATAAGTAACACTGATGAATTTCATAATGTAAAAATGGTTCTTTGGAGAATGACCATactgatttcttctttctctttgtctgTCTAGTGAGAACTCAGCAGAGGCAATAGCAGTACATTCTAACCATCAGTCGAAGTCCCCACTGGAGAAGTTTATGGTCAAACTGTGCACACATCATCAGAAGCAGTTCATTCGTGTTCTGAACGATCTGTACACTGAGTCTCAGCCCGCCTCCGAGGACCTGCAGTCTTCTGATTCTGGAACCATGGACGCCTCTACCTGCGATGCTGGCTGTGCCCAGCTCAGCACCAGACATACAGAAAAGGATGCTCTGTGTCTCAACATGAAGTCTTCTACTTCTGTAGACTTGCCCATAGACTCTGCAGGCTCCCACAGCCCTCCACATTTGACAGAGCAGGCCCTAAAGGAGCCTCCGCCTGAGACAAACTCTGTAGATGGAACAGAGAAGACTCTGACTGTTGTCCAAAAAGATTCCTCTGAACTTCCAACCACTAAACCTAATTCAATGGATAATTCCACTCTGGGATACCTCACTGCACCGAATTCTTCCTCATTAAACTTCCACCGCATCTCTAAGAACCTGGAGGGGCAGACCACTGAACAGGAGCAAGACACAGATGTGAAAATATGTGAAGATGGTAAAGACCATGTGCAGAGTGCAGCTTTAGTAGAAAATCTAATTGCAGTAAAAGCGGCAGCTGAAAATAATGAGGAGAGCAACAGCTGTATTGTTTCTCAAAGAAATTCATTCAAAGCTTTATCAGAAGAGGCTTGGGACTCAGGGTTTATCGGGAATTCACCTAGAACTGCTGACAAAGAGAATGCTTTACAGTGTAGCTCAAAAACACCTTTACGCCAGGACTTAGAGGCATGTGAACAAGATTCAAGGCCAAAGCAAGAGAACCATCTTCACTCcctaggaagaaataaaatgggtTACCATTTACAGCCCAGTGATAAGGGCCAGTTTGATCATTCCAAAGATGGTTGGTTAGCCCCCAGCCCCATGCCACCTGTACACAAAACATCAAATGGACACTCACGAACCAAGATGATATCCACCTCCATTAAGACAGCTCGGAAAAGTAAAAGGGCATCAGGGTTGAGGATAAACGATTATGATAACCAGTGTGATGTCGTTTATATCAGCCAGCCAATAACAGAATGCCACTTTGAGAATCAAAGATCGATATTATCTTCTCGGAAAACAGCCAGGAAGAGTACTCGAGGATACTTTTTCAATGGTGATTGCTGTGAGCTGCCAACCGTTCGCACGCTGGCCAAGAATTTACACTCCCAAGAAAAAGCGAGCTGCTCAACTGTGGCATCAGAGGCAGTGGTCACTCCCAAGCAGACCCTTGTCACGTCAGCACCTCAACCTACAGTAGAAGTAGAGCATCCCAGAGAAGACAAGCCTGAAGAACCTAGTAAAGAAACAACTCCTCTCactgaaggagacagagatgcaTCACCTGAAAAGGCATCTCAAGAGCCAGAGGTTTGCCCCGTGACGAATAATGCAAACCCGAGTGGCTCCCCCACATCAAAGGAAACAGCAGCCTGCAGTCCAGAGTGGCCCCTCCCTGCTCATCTTCCTGAAGAGGACCCACCAGAAGGCAGCTCCATGGTCTCAGCTCCCATGGGAAGTGAGATGTCTTCCCCTGGACGAGACCAGCAGCCAGTTGAACTGCTGAGTACAGAGGAGATGAGTGTACCCCGAGACTGTCCCCTGCTTCCCACCACAGAGAGCATTTCTGAGGGAGGCAGTGACGATGTTGCTCCCAGGCCTGGTTCCCCTCCTGAAacagcagagagagaagaaagccctCTGTGTTCAGAAAATCAAAGTCCTTCTGCGGTCTTGGATCCTCCCATGAGCCCAGGAAAGGCCGAGGAAGAGCCAAGTGTCGCTACTGAGGCTGAGACCGAAGACACTCAGGAGCTAGATACTGACCCACTCTCGAAGGAAAGCAGCACTTTGACAAATGAAAACCCCAGTGAaattgaggaaagtgaggcagcaGGTGGTACAGGAAAATTAGAGGGAGAGGATGGTGATGTCAAACATCCTTCAGAAAAAGATGCATGCGATCAAAACACTGAGTCACCTGAAGAGAATCTagacaagaagaaaaaaggtAGAAAATTACCTGAGGCCTCTGATAGGTGTCTCAGAAGTCAGCTTGCAGATTCTTCCTCTGCTGAGAGGTGCCTAAAAAATCAAAGTTCAGATTCTTCCTCTCCAAGTGCTGATGTCAAGGTTTCTAAAAGTTCTGGTGCAAAACGCTCTAAAAAAGAAGGGTACCCTGTTGGGACAACACCCGAGAGCCTCCTTACTGAAGGCTTCCATACAAAAGCTCCGGAAGACACTGAAAACCCAATTGTCAATGAAAGCACCCCTGAGAAAGAAAACATCCCTGAGAAAGACGCTGAGCAGGAGGTTGAAGTGGGTGGGGTGATCACCAGGCagacttttaaaaacatgctGGTGAAAGAAGTCAAGGGGGAAGAAGGAAGTATTTTCCCCAGCAGTGATCCCTTAGCCACAGTTGGCCAGCCCCTGCCTGGAGAGAAACTGGAAATCTATGTTGAGTCTAAATTAGGTGAGAACAGTACTCAAGAGCCCTCTGAAAGCATACCTTGTACTTTCCCAGAAGAATCACAGGGGAAGCCAGGACCTGTTCCTGCACAGGAGACGGAGGAGGCCGTGAATGAAATAGACAGTGCCGACAGTCAGCATAAAGATGGCGATAGTGATGACGTGCCGTCTAGCACGCTGGGATCATCAGGTAGTGGAAATGATGACACTGCAGTGCCCCCAAAATGGGCCCCAAGGCTTACAAGACTGACCTCCTCCACCTACAACCTAAGACACACTCATTCTCTGGACTCCTTGGATACTATAAAAGTGACTTCCGAAAAGGAAGCAGCACAAGGAAAcccaatcccaaaggaaaatgCAGCTTCCGAGAGTGGAGATCCCGTCGATGAGGGTGATGTGGACACCGTGGTGGACGAGCAGCCAAAGTTTGTGGAATGGTGTGCTGAGGAGGAGAACCAAGAGCTCATTGCCAACTTCAATGCCCAGTACATGAAAGTTCAGAAGGGCTGGATCCAGCTCGAGAAAGAAGCCCAGCCAACACCAAGGGCAAGGAACAAGTCTGATAAGCTGAAGGAGATTtggaaaagcaagaaaaggtcACGGAAATGTCGGGGTTCACTGGAGGTTCAGAAGTTTTCTCCTGTTCAGATGTTGTTTATGACAAACTTTAAATTATCTAATGTTTGCAAGTGGTTCTTAGAGACAACTGAAACCCGGTCTCTGGTCATTGTGAAGAAGCTCAATACTCGTCTTCCAGGTGACATCCCACCCGTCAAGCACCCTCTTCAGAAGTACCCTCCTTCCAGCCTGTACCCCAGTTCTCTACAGGCCGAACGCTTGAAAAAACACTTGAAGAAATTTCCCGGAGCTACTCCTGCCAAGAACAATTGGAAAACACAGAAGCTCTGGGCTAAATTTCGAGAGAATCCCGACCAAGTGGAGCCCGAGGATGGCAGTGACATGAGCCTCAGCCCCAGTCCTGAAGAGAGTGTAGAGGAGGTCAAGGAAGGTAGAAGCAGCCATCCTCCCACCAACTCACCGACCCCAGCCAGTACCCGCATCCTTAGAAAATACTCCAACATTCGAGGAAAGCTCAGAGCCCAGCAGCGTCTGATCAAGAACGAGAAAGTCGAAAGCCCATTTGGTCCAGCTGTGGAAAGCAAACAGAGTTGCAAGAGTGTGTGCATCAACCCTCTGATGTCCCCCAAGCTCGCCCTGCAAGTCGGTGCGGATGGCTTTCCCATTAAGCCCAAGAGCACCGATGGAACGAAGGCAAGGAAAGGGAAGCAGGTGCCTGAGGTCTTGCCAAAAGCAGAGGTTCAGAATAAACGCAAGAGGACAGAAGGCAGCAGCACTCAGGACAGGAAGGACAAGGGGCCTGCGATGAAGTCCAGCAAAGAAAGGCATGTTGATGGGTCCACCAGAATCTCCGCTGCCAAGAAGCCAGCCACAAGGGACAGAAGCAGCCAGCTGCCCAGAAAGACAGCTTCAAAAGAGAATAAAGTGAAGATCCCTAAAAAGTCACCTGGGAAGAGCTGCCCGCCCtccaggagagaaaaagagaatgcaAACAAAAGACCTACCCAGTCCTCTGCCTCGGATCCGGTGACAAAATCTGCAAAGCAAAAAGGGGCAGGTGAGTCCTCTTCCAGGCCACAGAAAGCCACAAATAGAAAGCAGAGCAGTGGAAAGACTCGGGCCAGACCCTCGACAAAAACCCCAGAGAACAGTGTGGCCCAGAGAAAGCGAAAGCTGAAGGCAAAGCTGGACTCTTCCCACAGCAAAAGAAGGCGGTTGGATGCAAAGTGATTCGCAGGGCAGTAGCCCAGAGTTGAAACTGTTCTATAGAAGTAACCCTTTATTTTGCATTAACTAAATCTGCTTTTATAAGCTTATCAAGCCTTTCAAATCTGCAGTTAATGGAGAACACCACAATTTAAGATGTCAAAAAGTGCGTCTCAGATGGAGAAGGGAACTTGCAGAGTCTTTCTCTGAGGCTGAGTAAGGGAAGTTATATATTATATTCTGGTTGTTCCTTGGGTTTTAAACTTGGAACCAagcagttttagtttttaaaagtacagtgccttatttatcctttttgtttttaaatttacaaaagcTAAAAAGCTGATCTATGTGATTAAAGGCTTGTATTTTATACTTGATGCACAAGCACTTGTACTGTAGCCAAGAAGACCACCATCATGCACATAAAAGTAGCTTTTCAGCAGCCACCCTGCAGTGTCAGTACACAAACAGATGCTCCTCTTTGCAAACCCCAGCAGTGAACTTCCCTCTGTCTTGTTTGTTCAAATGATATTTGAAAGCTAAACCAAATCATTTTTACAGTATGTGGAGAATGCAGAGggaatttatagttattataaaagatTAATACTTCTGttacccctttttaaaaattcatattcgTTGTTGGTCACTCATCTCTGGTCTTTTGTCATTTGAGGAAATATATTCTAAATTATGTGCCCATGGGACAAAAGGTGTGTCACAGGTGTTAATATTGATATATGAGCTCTGAAAATTATTCACACCCCCCAAACTATTTGCATTACTGATTCTTCCCATCCTTTTCATTTTTGATCTTGCACGCTTGCTAACACACTAATCAGGTTTTCATTCtactttgggagaaaaaaaaaaaaaagctagtatCTTTTTGCCATAATTTGACAATTGGGATAAGAGTGACcattctaattatttttcttgtcttgagTACTTCTGTATTCAAAGAAAGCCAAAATGTTATTTTCAGTAATAGGAAAGtttaaaagagtgtgtgtgtgttagggggtATTTGCATGTGGTTATAAAGCCACAAATGTCTCCCATTTCCCCAGTTCTACAGTAAAATTCTTTCTTCTCCATGCAGTGTGATAGGGTGTTCATGAGCTGAGTAATTAGCGTAGGCCAGATGGCTTAAATATAGCCTAGGGTCTCTATGAGCATTCCCCAAATCACTATGGCACCAGACTCAGAATTATAAAAAGGTCAGAGCAGCCTTTCAGTTGGAGAAAGTAGCACCAACATCTCATTGTGTGCCCACACACATCCCAGTACCAGGAGCTGATGCTCAGCTGGTATTCCAGTGTGAAATGTACATGTTTAGAGTAGATGCCCTTTCTGATGGATTAACATCATACACTGTAGTTAATACTTATAGAATCACAATGGCCTCTATCACGTCGGGCTCTGTTCCATGGCTCAAAAGCAAGAGCTGCAATATTTGTAACTGATGTTGTTTGAGACCTGAGATGAGTGTATTGGCTTTACCTTGGTGCCTGTAACATTGCTCTATTATAACACAGTGTGTACTCGGCATCTCCATTGGGCCACTCTGCCAATAAGTGTTGCTCGCTGAAGCTTCAGCCAGCTTCTCTGACATGCTCTGCCCCAAAATAGGCTCGTATGGACAGCTGCTACTCCGTCctttttattaaaagattttCCATCCCTATTGCTTGAAATCTGTTTGGATAAACCCCGATGTATCTGTTTTCATGCATTAGTTCATTCAGATCATGATAAAACAAGTTTTCTACCCATTCTGTTAAAGTTTTGCTGTATATAATGAAAACTTCTGCGGATTGGATAGGATTAGAAAAAAGTGTTTGATTCATGGGAAACTGAGCACGGTGTTGAATTTTGCAGATAGTGAAGCTTACTATCTTCAAAGAAGCCTTTTTGTTCCCCCCTAGTGTCTCCTCTATCCcatgagtctttttttctttttttgtatctttGACCTTGGCCATTCCAGAGCTACCTATATTAATGAAACtgctgagtgtgtgtgttggCAACCTTCCTCAGCATTAAGTTGCACAGAAGCATTAACGTGTTTTAAGTAGGTTCATTTAATCTATGTAAGtggttttaaagtttttttttaaaaatcttttcatagAGTCGtcactggatgttgtttttgtgGTGACTTTACCAGTGGAGGTCTGCCCACATCAGGTGTGCTGGCCCCTGTACATACGTTCAAGGTGCCCCTTAGCTGGACACAGACTACCTTGTAAGGGTGCTTGGGTTAGGTTAGGGAGAGATGCCAGGCTGGAGGTAGGTGGCACTTTTCCAGTTGCAGGTTATAATCCATTCCAttcctttcctcatttctttttcatttttaaaagcttatcaCTTCAAGATCATAGCCTTCTCTCCCATTCTAGACAGCATTGGAGAAAAGATACCATTGTgcatctatttattttatatacctaCCAATGCAATGGATCATCTTTAAAATCAACTTACACTTTATAACAGACTACATTTAAATAGACTGGGATTCTACATAAGTAAGACACTTAAAAGTTTAGAATTATATTTGTTGAATCTCACTTTTGCTGATTCAGTTAACTTTactcatagaaaaaggaaaaaagcagactTGAGGTCCAACTCTGGAAGGCACGTTTACACTTATAGCAGATGCTGGCAAGCCTGTCTCTCAGACACCTCCAAGCCTAGACTTGGTTCTGACTCAAGACTCCCCTTGATCTCCCCCACTTCCTGTAGCCATCGTCGCAGTGTGGCTTGCACCGGACGCAAAGGCAGTCTGTCCCACCTTCTGGATTCCAAGTTTAAAAGGAATTCAGCTCCTGGGCCTGTACTCAGAGAAGTGACTTTTGGAGCTGACATTGATGACCAGATAACATCAGTATTCCCTCTGAGCTTCTGGGG
This window contains:
- the LCOR gene encoding ligand-dependent corepressor isoform X3; this translates as MARVCRRQQCSVERRGFRQELDSWRHKLIHCVGFESILEGLFGPALLKDLSLFKDCEPESISDWTFDENCLFCCLRRDKVKGHLVGLDEPASGAGQEALLKQEQAKIIRFERQAEEFLNAVFCRKDSPWVSDPNIPLVAREIMQRMIQQFAAEYTSKNSSTQDPSQPNSTKNQSLPKASPVTTSPTAATAQNPVLSKLLMADQDSPLDLTVRKSQSEPSEQDGVLDLSTKKSPCAGSTSLSHSPGCSSTQGNGENSAEAIAVHSNHQSKSPLEKFMVKLCTHHQKQFIRVLNDLYTESQPASEDLQSSDSGTMDASTCDAGCAQLSTRHTEKDALCLNMKSSTSVDLPIDSAGSHSPPHLTEQALKEPPPETNSVDGTEKTLTVVQKDSSELPTTKPNSMDNSTLGYLTAPNSSSLNFHRISKNLEGQTTEQEQDTDVKICEDGKDHVQSAALVENLIAVKAAAENNEESNSCIVSQRNSFKALSEEAWDSGFIGNSPRTADKENALQCSSKTPLRQDLEACEQDSRPKQENHLHSLGRNKMGYHLQPSDKGQFDHSKDGWLAPSPMPPVHKTSNGHSRTKMISTSIKTARKSKRASGLRINDYDNQCDVVYISQPITECHFENQRSILSSRKTARKSTRGYFFNGDCCELPTVRTLAKNLHSQEKASCSTVASEAVVTPKQTLVTSAPQPTVEVEHPREDKPEEPSKETTPLTEGDRDASPEKASQEPEVCPVTNNANPSGSPTSKETAACSPEWPLPAHLPEEDPPEGSSMVSAPMGSEMSSPGRDQQPVELLSTEEMSVPRDCPLLPTTESISEGGSDDVAPRPGSPPETAEREESPLCSENQSPSAVLDPPMSPGKAEEEPSVATEAETEDTQELDTDPLSKESSTLTNENPSEIEESEAAGGTGKLEGEDGDVKHPSEKDACDQNTESPEENLDKKKKGRKLPEASDRCLRSQLADSSSAERCLKNQSSDSSSPSADVKVSKSSGAKRSKKEGYPVGTTPESLLTEGFHTKAPEDTENPIVNESTPEKENIPEKDAEQEVEVGGVITRQTFKNMLVKEVKGEEGSIFPSSDPLATVGQPLPGEKLEIYVESKLGENSTQEPSESIPCTFPEESQGKPGPVPAQETEEAVNEIDSADSQHKDGDSDDVPSSTLGSSGSGNDDTAVPPKWAPRLTRLTSSTYNLRHTHSLDSLDTIKVTSEKEAAQGNPIPKENAASESGDPVDEGDVDTVVDEQPKFVEWCAEEENQELIANFNAQYMKVQKGWIQLEKEAQPTPRARNKSDKLKEIWKSKKRSRKCRGSLEVQKFSPVQMLFMTNFKLSNVCKWFLETTETRSLVIVKKLNTRLPGDIPPVKHPLQKYPPSSLYPSSLQAERLKKHLKKFPGATPAKNNWKTQKLWAKFRENPDQVEPEDGSDMSLSPSPEESVEEVKEGRSSHPPTNSPTPASTRILRKYSNIRGKLRAQQRLIKNEKVESPFGPAVESKQSCKSVCINPLMSPKLALQVGADGFPIKPKSTDGTKARKGKQVPEVLPKAEVQNKRKRTEGSSTQDRKDKGPAMKSSKERHVDGSTRISAAKKPATRDRSSQLPRKTASKENKVKIPKKSPGKSCPPSRREKENANKRPTQSSASDPVTKSAKQKGAGESSSRPQKATNRKQSSGKTRARPSTKTPENSVAQRKRKLKAKLDSSHSKRRRLDAK
- the LCOR gene encoding ligand-dependent corepressor isoform X6; amino-acid sequence: MQRMIQQFAAEYTSKNSSTQDPSQPNSTKNQSLPKASPVTTSPTAATAQNPVLSKLLMADQDSPLDLTVRKSQSEPSEQDGVLDLSTKKSPCAGSTSLSHSPGCSSTQGNGENSAEAIAVHSNHQSKSPLEKFMVKLCTHHQKQFIRVLNDLYTESQPASEDLQSSDSGTMDASTCDAGCAQLSTRHTEKDALCLNMKSSTSVDLPIDSAGSHSPPHLTEQALKEPPPETNSVDGTEKTLTVVQKDSSELPTTKPNSMDNSTLGYLTAPNSSSLNFHRISKNLEGQTTEQEQDTDVKICEDGKDHVQSAALVENLIAVKAAAENNEESNSCIVSQRNSFKALSEEAWDSGFIGNSPRTADKENALQCSSKTPLRQDLEACEQDSRPKQENHLHSLGRNKMGYHLQPSDKGQFDHSKDGWLAPSPMPPVHKTSNGHSRTKMISTSIKTARKSKRASGLRINDYDNQCDVVYISQPITECHFENQRSILSSRKTARKSTRGYFFNGDCCELPTVRTLAKNLHSQEKASCSTVASEAVVTPKQTLVTSAPQPTVEVEHPREDKPEEPSKETTPLTEGDRDASPEKASQEPEVCPVTNNANPSGSPTSKETAACSPEWPLPAHLPEEDPPEGSSMVSAPMGSEMSSPGRDQQPVELLSTEEMSVPRDCPLLPTTESISEGGSDDVAPRPGSPPETAEREESPLCSENQSPSAVLDPPMSPGKAEEEPSVATEAETEDTQELDTDPLSKESSTLTNENPSEIEESEAAGGTGKLEGEDGDVKHPSEKDACDQNTESPEENLDKKKKGRKLPEASDRCLRSQLADSSSAERCLKNQSSDSSSPSADVKVSKSSGAKRSKKEGYPVGTTPESLLTEGFHTKAPEDTENPIVNESTPEKENIPEKDAEQEVEVGGVITRQTFKNMLVKEVKGEEGSIFPSSDPLATVGQPLPGEKLEIYVESKLGENSTQEPSESIPCTFPEESQGKPGPVPAQETEEAVNEIDSADSQHKDGDSDDVPSSTLGSSGSGNDDTAVPPKWAPRLTRLTSSTYNLRHTHSLDSLDTIKVTSEKEAAQGNPIPKENAASESGDPVDEGDVDTVVDEQPKFVEWCAEEENQELIANFNAQYMKVQKGWIQLEKEAQPTPRARNKSDKLKEIWKSKKRSRKCRGSLEVQKFSPVQMLFMTNFKLSNVCKWFLETTETRSLVIVKKLNTRLPGDIPPVKHPLQKYPPSSLYPSSLQAERLKKHLKKFPGATPAKNNWKTQKLWAKFRENPDQVEPEDGSDMSLSPSPEESVEEVKEGRSSHPPTNSPTPASTRILRKYSNIRGKLRAQQRLIKNEKVESPFGPAVESKQSCKSVCINPLMSPKLALQVGADGFPIKPKSTDGTKARKGKQVPEVLPKAEVQNKRKRTEGSSTQDRKDKGPAMKSSKERHVDGSTRISAAKKPATRDRSSQLPRKTASKENKVKIPKKSPGKSCPPSRREKENANKRPTQSSASDPVTKSAKQKGAGESSSRPQKATNRKQSSGKTRARPSTKTPENSVAQRKRKLKAKLDSSHSKRRRLDAK